The following nucleotide sequence is from Parambassis ranga chromosome 21, fParRan2.1, whole genome shotgun sequence.
CTACTGCCTCCATCAAAACTGACCGAACTGATGAAGCCACAGCAGCCCCTCAAACCTCCACAGTAAGCCAGACACACATTCCAGTGAATGAGGAGTTACCTTCAGTGCATCACCAAACCGCACCAGTCCAACAGCCTATCAGTCcccaagagaagaaagagctggAGCAGCTACTGAGTGGGTTGGAGGGGCCCATGCACCGACAGGCCTACCTGTCCAGCCCGACATCAGCAGCTGGAGGAATGCTGCACCTGGTGCCGGCCCAGGTCCATGTTAATGGGCACGGTAGCATTGATCGTGAAACGGACATTTTAGATGATGAGCTGCCTACCAGCCAAGAGGGCAACAGTGTGGACAGCCTTGGAACGTTCTCCTCCACAGATGGACGAGCTACGCCAGCCGATCTCTACTACCAGTCTGAGTCCCTTATTAATGGCCAAGACCATGTGCCATATCTGGAGCGCAGCGTGCCAGAAAAGCCTCTGGAAACCATCCTGTCACAGGTCGGTATATCTGACAAACCCATCATTTTGACCCAAAGTGATTCTACCCCGTCCTCTGGCAATTACACAGCTGTGCAGAATGGCAATCTCTACCGATCTCAGTCATTTGGTTCAGAGCCAAACTCTATGCCCAAAGCTCCAACCCGTACCACAAGTAGCAGGGATGCCGTCCAGCGTGGTCTCAATGTTTGGCAGCGGTTTGGTGTACCTGAGGAGCCAGTAACTGAAGGACTTACTTTCAGTCCACCTCCTTCTGTAGCAGCCATGCCCAGCCACCACAGCCTGCCACAATTCCCCCATCGCCACAGCGCCTCCCAGCAAGAGATTGAGCAATCTATTGAAACCCTTAATCTCCTTATGTTGGATCTGGAACCAGGCCGTTCGCTGCCACCCAAATCCCAAAGTGCTCCACTGCGGGAAAACACTGTAGTGACCACCCAGCCGTCCTTCTCTCAGAGTCAAACCAGACCCTCCTATCAGGCTGATGCCACCATTCACACCAACTTTTCTGGCCCTGTGCCCAGCCTGGCCAGCCACACGCCACCATCTCAGGTGTCACCAGGAAAGACCATTGCCCCAGAGCCTGCACCTGTAACCTGTGCTTCCTTACAAGCCTTAGCCACCAGAAGCGACCACATTCAGCCCAAGCCCATCAACACCTACCCACCAACCACGCCAGCCCAGTCTGCAGAGGTTTCTGAGCCACAGAAAAGCACCAGCGATGCCTCAGCTTCATCCCAACCACGAGACGGCGAGCCTGATGAAGTCTTCAATGTTGAAGGTCTGGTGGCCCAAAGAGTGGCTGGTAAGATCTAATGCCATTTTATTACTATATCATTATTTTTTATCCAGCAGCTTGAATCTTCAAAGATACGTGACCTCAAAGAGTTTTGTAGTCTGCTTGAAGCCATGAAACTCTGCCAAGCTTCAATTCCAACTTAATCCAAAGAGAAAAGTTGGAACAGAGTTTGTGGAAATTTTGGATTTATAGTTGACTTTTATCTTTCTCAGTGAACTGTAGGCATCtttgagaaaacaaaacacatatgaagctgcagcctgctgcgGCAAAAATGTTTGGATTTCTGTAGAACTTTCCAAACCTCTACCATGAGGCCCTGAATCTGGCTTCACCCAAGAAGTGCCTTTTCTTTAACACAACTCAAACAGCTTTTTGCCATTTGTGGCAgcaaatggaaaagaaaatatGCCGATACCATCAGCTGCATGTTGTATGTACACCTCTCAGAAAACACTGTTCTGCTCTTATCTCATTTCCTGAAAGTCACCTCATCAGTCAAGCTCAAACAGGAAGAGTtctgtccagtccagcaggtTAACTATCCCAAGATAAGCTCGTCAGACATCCTGCAGAGCAGCAAGAAATGGAACAAAGTCAACATGAAGCAGTGTGATAGCTGAGCCCTCAGATAAGAATTGTCAGAGAGAGCTTTTCAAGAATCAACAATAtgcttcagttcattttagtGCCGTTTAAATGTAGAGCGACTCATCTCTTAAACAGCAGTGAAGGCTAGTCTTGGTGTATCATTGAGATAAATTGGGGCCCATGTCTCAATTTAATTCGCATTTTCATGACTTCTTTGATGACAGAACTGTTCTTTTTCTCTGAATGTAAATTTTCTGTTACCTTGTCTTGTTATCAGACCTCATCCTCCATCTGCtttttcatttctgcttttgtcctcatccttctttctttcatcaTTCCTCTGTTTACCCAGAGTACTCGGCTCGTGCCCAAAGTGTCATCCCCAGCATGACCTCTTCTCAGTCTGAGCATCGCCGCTCTCACTCCCTGTCGGGTTGGTTCTCCCATCCTGTCTGAAGAAACacactaagaaaaaaaaggaggggtccttttttttccaagtgttTCTTCAGTTCATGTCTGTTTTGAGTGCAGTGGGCTTTTGTTTGCAGTTTATTATTTCTCTTTTAGTTTAATAGTTACTGCCccgtctgcagctgctgctcattttgttttactctctttgtgtgtatgaGATCAACAAACTAACCACTGATTCCTGTTTGTTCATACTCACCTTCATTTCTGTTTGTTCCTCCTCAAGGTTAGGGAATTACCCCAAATATGGCgaagggggggaaaaaacactcaATTGGATAATGTTAAAGTTTCACAAGAACGAGACAGGGGGAAGCACAAAGGGGCCTCTGTCCCCTGCCAGGAGAGTGCATGTCACAAGATCCGTTTTTGCCAAACTTGGGGAACAATACTGAGGCCAGGATACACTGGCCTCATTCAAGgctgctttttttccttctcccaCTATGTTGAAGATTTACAAAGCCAGACAAAGGACACCAAATGTAAAAGAGAGACCACAGTCCTAGTTGGAAACATCACTAAAGCCGTATGTGTCCACCGAGAGCCGGCGACCACAAAGCAGACAGGATTGTTCTCTGTAATGGACTGGACTGGCCAGACAGTGATGCAACACTAAGTCAGAGTTAAATGTCAAGAATGAAGTTCTAATGAACACGTATTTGCAGTAATCATGACATTTACATACTACAAGTAGGGTACACAAACAGCTAATTATAGACAATTAAATTCTATGTGCTGCCAGGAATCCATTCTCCTCGATCTTACCTTAAATGACCTCTCTCAGTCACAGGTGTTCATGTGGAAAGTGGGGTTTCTCTccctctgagaaaaaaaaaaacccacaggaTCCCCTATCAAGTTTATGTTTTTGGAGTCTGCGCCGTGCTTCATCCTCATGATAACTGGATTTTAAATAGCAAAGAAATgggagaggacagaaaaaaaaagtcagtctgAGGGATTACCAACCATCCCCAGCTGGAAACCATTAGCCGTTGCTAGGGCAACAGCACAATGTTTGACAGAGCTCTCTCTGCTGTAGAGCGGTGCACCGTGGGTACATCTGGTTCTCAGTTTTCAGGCCCGGTGTGATGGtgggtgtgtttctgttttgggGTCGGGGGTGTAGACTGCATGCTTTCCAGAGCTGTCAGAACCAAGACTTTATGGCTAAGCTATGTGAGGCTACAGATAAATCAAGCTCTGCAGGAGATGGCATGACTGGCACGTGTATTGTCGATCCCTtctatcatttaaaaaaaaagttcttatATAAAGGTTAAATCAGTGCCTGGAGCCAAATTCTTTTTAACACCTCAactatttgtcacatttttacagCTGTTTTTCTCCACAGATATTTGGCTGAGTTTTTGCTCCCTTGCTTCAGAGACACGTTGAATAATCAATATTTTTCCTGTTTCCACAACAGTGAGGCTCTTAGGGTGTGTCTAAATGATCCTTTCCATGTATAGAAGCATCTGTTACATTATAAGGTCACTATTACTGTAACcgaactgtttgtttttttagtctcTCTCTGAGTCATTTCACCTGGCTGAGGCTTTTTCTTGATTAGGTGCAAAAAAGGAGacgtaaacaaacacaacagagcagctgcaggtccaccaaagaatattaatccctgtgtttcagcagcagaaTCTGAAACATCAAGAAAGCCTCAGCACAAACACTGCCAAAGAAtgtattttccttctttctccctTTGACCTTCATCCTGTTCCAAAGCACCAAGCAGCCAGTGGTAGGCTTTGAAACTGGCTTTGCTACCTCAACCCCTCCAGTCAATAGACATACAGTATTAGCTGAAAAAACCTCCAATCCTGTTTGTTTTATGCTGCTAGctttgtctctgctctctcagttTAAACAAGATTAACAGAAATCAGCTTACAGGCTGCTTTGAGGTTCAGCCAGGGCTGGCCACATTGACGCATTAGATAACTAACAGTGGGTCTGCACCAGTGTTTTAGAAAGTcacttgtttgtattattttgttgggaatgaaaaaatgaaacatttttaatgagGTTTGTATAAATCATGTGACTTCAGGGCTTTATTTTGAAGATCTGCTAATGTTCCATTAACCTGTGAGTGTGCATGTCAAATCTGAGGCCTGCTCCAAGTGCTTTGCCAATTTGACTGTCTGCTAAATGCACACAGTGGTCCGTGCAGTGAGCATTCACAGTGGCTGCTTACTATTAACATCTGGTGACAGTGGTGGAAGGCAGataacagagcagcagggatCGGCCATGGCTGTCTTATAACATCCGCTCTCATCACAGGCGTCCAGGCCCGTGCCATGTCCCTGGACGAGCCCACAACTCTCCCTCGTCGGCGCATCACCAGCGAGGGCCAGCAACAGAACGGTCCAGAAGACGGTCCGTCTCCTGATGTCCCAGTCCGCTCCCCCGTCCGCTGTGTGTCTCCTGAGTTTGTTAACGCAATAGCGATGAACCCTGGGGGACGGCCCAAGGAggtagaaaacacacattttagaaCATGTGTTCGTAGCTTTTTCCCCCAGTGATGACgtgagtttgtgtttgttttcttatcTCATTTTCCCTCTCCAGAGAAATATGCACAGCTACCGAGAGGCCTTTGAGGAAATGGAAGGAGGCCCCATCAGTCCTACACCCACATTTGGTGGTGAGGTGTTTCCCCAAACCCCTGCATTCCCCATCTCGCCGCAAACCCCTTACTTCAACCTGTGTAAGTCCCCCATCCGGCTGACAGAGGGCACTGTGGATCTCAGGCACCAATAGACACTCATGAAGTGATTTTTATCCTAACTGAAGATTAAATTTAGCAACAGAGACATCATTTAAAACACCAACTTTATTTATAGGAAGTAATATTAAAGCATTGATATATTTGTGTTGGTTTAACTCTTTTACATGCCACTGCCTTTAAATCTTTACAGATAGTGACTTCTTTTTTCTTGTATGTACTTCATTTGATGTTATGGCAGAATAGCCAAACCCACCTCCAAAGATACACACTCCTCATCCTCCCCGTCTCAGTGTCTCTCTACAccccacacaaaaacaaggcTCATATATTAGGTAACATGTTCTTTGCCAGCTCTACCAGTTACCTCATCCTGTCCTCTTGCCTATCTCCCCCTGGGCACACCCATAAAAGTtagtcataaaaacacacacacactgtatttttaACATCCATTTTGTAGGTTTATCCTCACAAAGTGGGAACACAGAGTACACGGTCACATTAGGTACCATAAACAAGTCATAAATTCTGTGaatgtggttaaaaaaaaatttcttTACCCATATTTGCACAAAGTGAAGTTACCTGAGAACAGTTTTGCATTGATTAGCAAAACTTTAGAAGTGCATGAGTAGCTAGTTGCTTAGTGCACGTGACACCAGATTTATCCTTGAATCACCACTTAGCccttctttacacacacacacacagccaccgTCAAAAGGTGGGGCATCAAGATGTCGAACACAAAGAATTGATTGGGATTCTTTGGTAAGTGGACGATGCACGGCTCTCCACTAGAGTTCCACTGTCCCACAACGTCAGCCATACCAACCCCTACCCCTCCTCTCTGCCCGAGTGACCCCTTACCCATCACTTATCACAGTCCTGCACTGCTTTGGCATGAGAACCACACGAGAGCAGcactttttgtaaaaaaaaaaaaaaaaaaaagtagattcTCTGCAGGGCATACCATGGAAAATGAGAGGGAAGCACGCACATACTGTACAGCACACATCATTGTAAActctcagcagctgctgctctctgtgttgctgttgtgtttgggTTCCTGTTGCTGTCTTGTTTCACTGCAGCCAACACCCTGCCCTCCCCAGCCTTACCCCGGCATAATTAACGCCTTTGTCCGATGATAGTCATGCTAGCAGTGTGTCTTTGTTATTCTGAAAGTTTGATCCTCCATATGATTATTTGTCTTCACCCTGGAGGGGGAAAAGGAGTCAATCCATGTGATGGAATGAGGAATAAAACATATTCACAGTGAGGATAATTATAGTAATATAAGCTAAATTAAGCACTGAGGCTCTTGTAATCCACTCCTTATCTGTCCCTCCAGTGGCAATAAAGCAGAGACTTTGTCAAAGCACCTGTTATTACAGTGATGTTAGTGATACATTAGAGAATTGAAACTTTAACTCAAAAGAACAACTAAGGAGCACAAACATGATTTGCAGTGTCTCCTCTTGGGACCATTTTGACgcagctctgctttttttttggacacACACCTCGTTCTGATGAGTGAAGTGGTGTCATTGTTACATTGTGATTGGTCATGCATGTTTTGCCCCTCCATCAGAGCATGAGGCATGGACGCACCCTCCTGAACATGTTGCACTTGTGTGTTCATCCGTGTAGATGTGATGTTGTTTCTTGACAGCTGTTGACCTGTTTGAAAATTAAGATGtgtcaacacaaaaaaagatatCACACTCCCTAAAAAGATGATGGTCAGCAGGTAGCAGCTGTCAAGTCAGTGATGTATGATGCTGTGCAGTGATACAGGCCCTTTGTCTCTGCAGGTCGATCCCCTCCTGGACTTGCCAAGACTCCACTGTCAGCTCTGGGCCTGAAACCCCACAACCCAGCAGAAATCCTCCTCAATCAAACAGGCTCAGGTTGGTTTTTCTTTTCAGTAGGTCAGTCTGAAAAGGTCATAGCCAAAAGTTAACTTTTAATTGTGTCAAGAAATGTTCGCAGTTTAGCCAAGCTGCAAAGCTTTAGAGAACAAAtggttttaaacattttacCCCTGGAACCATTCGCTTTCCAAGTCCCTTGCTGTAGTCTCTTTTACAATATTTTGTTTCTCTGGCTTATCTCCAACGGTGCTTCACAGATGATGAGAGCAGTGAGGGTGAGGAAGGTAAGAGTGCTGCTGTAATGCCACTGATGACGTCTCCTCCACCCCATTCCTCTAGACCTGTCGTTCACTTATCCCCCATCCACATAACATAAGTGGCAAAACCATTCCCATGTTTAGTCCACTATCATTGAGCTTTTTTTCCCATTGTATCTTATTGACAAGCCAAATGAATCTTAACACGCAACCTAAAAATGCAGGGCTGCTGTAATGGTGCTCTGTTCTTTCATACGCAGCACCAAGAAGCTACGTTGAGTCAGTGGCGAGATCGGCAGTGGCAGGCGGAGAGCCGCCCACGTCTCCACGGAGTCTTAGCCCACCAGGAGACACTTCAAGCCAGCAGAGTCCAAATCCTAGTCCCACCACCCACACACTGAACCCTCCTTTATCCAGCAGCAGTCCCATCCAGATCTCACAGGGGTGAGTCCTACTGAGAGAAAACTCTGAAGAAGTCTGCTCTGCAAGAAAATGTAGAAAGTAATGTTTCTTAACTAATCTCTCCTCCAGTGATCACCCCTTTGCAGAGAGCGGCGTTAGCACTCCGTCCCAACCCACTACTGATTCTGGGTTCCGCTCTCAGGCTACAGAGGGCACCTACCCAACTCCCACACCTTCATACCAAGCCATAAATACCCCCACTTCCTCCTATCTGGATTCAAGCTCCCCAGCCTCTTCCTACCTTGGCTCTACTACACCCACACTGTCCTACCTTGGTCCCAATACCATCTTGGGGAGCTATGCGGTCACAGATCCCAGTCCGCCCAGCTCAGAACCCTTTCAGAACACACTCAGCCATGGGAGTCCCCACACACAGCGCCAGATGAAcatcctcagctccactcaagGCCCTCTCCTTCAGCAGCGCTCAAATGCTACACAGGACGGGTCCATCATGAGCCAGTATGCATCACCAGCTAATGGCTTTCAGGTGGGCATGCCAGGTCTTGGAAGCAGTCCTGTTCTTGGTCGCCGTCTGTCTCAGGGAGCTCAGAGCAGTCCAGTCCTCAGCAGACAAGCCTCGTTGGGACAGGGGTCTCAGCAGAGCCCGGTCCTCAGCAGACAGCCGTCCCTGGGTCAGCCTCTTCAGAGCAGCCCTGTGCTCAGCAGACAGCCTTCTGTCACACACCCTCAAGGAAGCCCGGTGTTAGGCCGACACCCGTCTGTTTCACAGATGTCCCAGAGAAGCCCCAGTTTGGACCGTCACCCCATGCACAGTGGTTACACCACGCCAGATGAGAGACACGGGAACCTGTCACGACAGAGCAGCTCTTCAGGCTACCAGGGACCTCCCACTCCCTCTTTCCCCATCTCACCTGCAGGCTACCAGGACGGTGGGATGATGGGGATGGGTGCAGGGTTCAGGCAGGGCAGCCCCGCCCCTGGTTTCCAGCCTCAGCTTCCAGAAAAGAGGCGTATGTCGAGTGGCGATAGGCCAAACGGAGCACTGTCCTATGGCACACTGAATGGGAAGATGACATCCCCAATGAGTGGAGGAAACACTCCCAGCTACTTCCACACCCTGTCTGACTTCTCCAGATTCAATATGCATGGTAAGGATGCACAGTGTATGGACTACAGCAAACTGATTTTAGTGAGGAAAGACAAACGGCAGTGGGTAGGGATAGGATTAGTTTCTTTTAGCTCATTGATACACTATGTCTTGTCTGACTGAGAATGTTGCTTTTTCTGGCCTGATTTAGAAGTTGATTTATAAAGCAACCCCCAAACTGATGACAGACGCTCTGTGAcattctctctgtttttgttgcagATGGAGTCCCTGACAGCAGGCTGAATGTCAAGTTTGTTCAAGACACGTCCAAGTTCTGGTACAAGCCAGACATTTCCCGAGAGCAAGGTACAGCAGGCAGCTAAGAGACTTTTCTGATTTGAATGATCACTATTGTGCCAATTGTAGTACGAACTGTGAGTTCATGCAGCCACTGTTGGTTGTGAGAAGTAAACAACTGTCTTTGTAGTCGCCAGTAGTATAAATGGAAGCTGTGtatttagcaatattgtgaaaGAGGATATGAACATGCAAAACATATTAATGCAGTGGCTCATGCTACATGGGTAGTTTGATGGAGTGTTGCTTTGAAGCATTTGGGTTCTTGTAAAAGCTGAAGTCATGGTGTTACATTTCATGGACATAAGCACAGGGATCTTCTGAAATCACCACTTCTGAAAAATGTACACGCACACATGTGCAATAGCAATGAAGATACATGTAAGTCTACGCGCAAAGCatttctgcttgtgtgtgttttggttgtgaGGTCGGTGGCTATTGGCTGCCTGGTCTGTGTTCGTTCACGGCCTGCATTGGATTATATCATGttaaacacaagcacatgttCAAACTGCAGtgacatcagacacacacagagtttataCTTAGTGCAATGCACTCCCAGAGCGAAAGCCGCACCACATGTAGGGAATTAGGGAACATCTGCACGTGTTGCTCATCTCATCCATCTTCCTTGCTTAAACTGTCGCATGTGGACAGACTGGGTCATTGAACTAAATGGTGAGGTAAAACTCTTCTTAAACAATGGACTGTCTGATGCGAATTATCATGTTAGAAGCTGTAGTTCGTGTTTTCATTTTAACTCCCTGCTACCTTTTTTCCAGGGCTGACCTTCAGCCTTTAATGTCTCCACATTCCATCACCCAAATGTAGCCATGGCAGAAAATAAGCTTTTACATTTCTGCTATTTTTCCCACTAATTTACACTTTAATATTCAGCGTTTTTATCACACTATGATATTATGCATGTTTTAACTCTGACCTGGCATGGCCTTTAATGCATACATAACCACCGCCTGTCTTCATTCTGGTCAGCATTCAACCGGGTGAATGGGTTCTGTTGGCTTGTTACACAAGTGCACATAGGAGCATGTCCATATGCTTGCATTAGGATTTCCAACATTTTTTACCTCATGACACTAATAGTTAACAGTAAATAGGCTTTAACAGGGAGTTTAAGGTTAAACAACAGATTGTTCGTGCTGCTGATATCATCATACTAATACAGCGAGCAGCTACACTGCTAACCATCTGGTTTGGTCCATTAGCATGCTTAAATGTACTAATTTGCTCTaaacacaaactgcagctgagAACGATCAGATCATCTGTGTGGTATTCAGGGCAAATTAGGTAGAAGACTAGATGTTGGTGCCATCTGGTGCTGTTTAAATTAGCAGACAACCTCACTAGACGTTCTATGAGTGTGACGTGACCCTACTAATGTATTAAAACCTTGTAACTGTGTTACAGCAATCAGCCtgctgagagagaggg
It contains:
- the tns1b gene encoding tensin-1 isoform X8 — encoded protein: MSFWLPEELEALHSHTFRVKTFKKTKHCSVCKQTITQDGLICRVCRIACHKRCEVKVSSSCVPATNYELAPSSDLPLKHVDTMGSTKSSKSMESRRRPSRSVSLLQALEENYELDLVYITERIISVSFPASVEEQSYAANLREVASMLRSKHGPNYLLFNLSEKRYDINQLNPKVLDFGWPDHHAPALDKICSICKAMDTWLSADSHNVVVIHNKGNRGRTGVVVAAYMHYSNISASADQALDRFAMKRFYEDKVLPVGQPSQKRYVEYFSGLLSGHIKINNKPLFLHHVIMHGIPNFESKGGCRPFLKIYQAMQPVYTSGIYNVQGDSQTSICITIEPGLLLKGDILLKCYHKRYRSPCRDVIFRVQFHTCAVHDLGIVFGKDELDETFKDDRFPEYGKVEFIFSFGPEKIHGQGMDHLENGPSVSVDYNTQDPLIRWDSYENFNQTCEDTTDEVIHTQGPLDGSLYAKVRKKESIDGTVTANGLPPTAVEHALPAVDHALSVSSDSGNSTASIKTDRTDEATAAPQTSTVSQTHIPVNEELPSVHHQTAPVQQPISPQEKKELEQLLSGLEGPMHRQAYLSSPTSAAGGMLHLVPAQVHVNGHGSIDRETDILDDELPTSQEGNSVDSLGTFSSTDGRATPADLYYQSESLINGQDHVPYLERSVPEKPLETILSQVGISDKPIILTQSDSTPSSGNYTAVQNGNLYRSQSFGSEPNSMPKAPTRTTSSRDAVQRGLNVWQRFGVPEEPVTEGLTFSPPPSVAAMPSHHSLPQFPHRHSASQQEIEQSIETLNLLMLDLEPGRSLPPKSQSAPLRENTVVTTQPSFSQSQTRPSYQADATIHTNFSGPVPSLASHTPPSQVSPGKTIAPEPAPVTCASLQALATRSDHIQPKPINTYPPTTPAQSAEVSEPQKSTSDASASSQPRDGEPDEVFNVEGLVAQRVAEYSARAQSVIPSMTSSQSEHRRSHSLSGVQARAMSLDEPTTLPRRRITSEGQQQNGPEDGPSPDVPVRSPVRCVSPEFVNAIAMNPGGRPKERNMHSYREAFEEMEGGPISPTPTFGGEVFPQTPAFPISPQTPYFNLCRSPPGLAKTPLSALGLKPHNPAEILLNQTGSAPRSYVESVARSAVAGGEPPTSPRSLSPPGDTSSQQSPNPSPTTHTLNPPLSSSSPIQISQGDHPFAESGVSTPSQPTTDSGFRSQATEGTYPTPTPSYQAINTPTSSYLDSSSPASSYLGSTTPTLSYLGPNTILGSYAVTDPSPPSSEPFQNTLSHGSPHTQRQMNILSSTQGPLLQQRSNATQDGSIMSQYASPANGFQVGMPGLGSSPVLGRRLSQGAQSSPVLSRQASLGQGSQQSPVLSRQPSLGQPLQSSPVLSRQPSVTHPQGSPVLGRHPSVSQMSQRSPSLDRHPMHSGYTTPDERHGNLSRQSSSSGYQGPPTPSFPISPAGYQDGGMMGMGAGFRQGSPAPGFQPQLPEKRRMSSGDRPNGALSYGTLNGKMTSPMSGGNTPSYFHTLSDFSRFNMHDGVPDSRLNVKFVQDTSKFWYKPDISREQAISLLREREPGAFVIRDSHSFRGAYGLAMKVASPPPSVHQSKKGDITNELVRHFLIESSPKGVKLKGCPNEPYFGCLSALVYQHAITPLALPCKLLIPATDLIEEAPQVATTNPLTERLKQGAVQSTPADSHACNVLYINSVEMESLTGPQAVAKAISETLAAVSPPTATIVHFKVSSQGITLTDNQRKLFFRRHYPTNTVTFCDTDPQDRKWNKPEGGTAKLFGFVARKQGSTTDNVSHLFAELDPDQPASAIVNFVSKMISSQKQ
- the tns1b gene encoding tensin-1 isoform X10, with the protein product MNRGGSLRRRLSSLRGAWRWSTGYLFRKGSTKSSKSMESRRRPSRSVSLLQALEENYELDLVYITERIISVSFPASVEEQSYAANLREVASMLRSKHGPNYLLFNLSEKRYDINQLNPKVLDFGWPDHHAPALDKICSICKAMDTWLSADSHNVVVIHNKGNRGRTGVVVAAYMHYSNISASADQALDRFAMKRFYEDKVLPVGQPSQKRYVEYFSGLLSGHIKINNKPLFLHHVIMHGIPNFESKGGCRPFLKIYQAMQPVYTSGIYNVQGDSQTSICITIEPGLLLKGDILLKCYHKRYRSPCRDVIFRVQFHTCAVHDLGIVFGKDELDETFKDDRFPEYGKVEFIFSFGPEKIHGQGMDHLENGPSVSVDYNTQDPLIRWDSYENFNQTCEDTTDEVIHTQGPLDGSLYAKVRKKESIDGTVTANGLPPTAVEHALPAVDHALSVSSDSGNSTASIKTDRTDEATAAPQTSTVSQTHIPVNEELPSVHHQTAPVQQPISPQEKKELEQLLSGLEGPMHRQAYLSSPTSAAGGMLHLVPAQVHVNGHGSIDRETDILDDELPTSQEGNSVDSLGTFSSTDGRATPADLYYQSESLINGQDHVPYLERSVPEKPLETILSQVGISDKPIILTQSDSTPSSGNYTAVQNGNLYRSQSFGSEPNSMPKAPTRTTSSRDAVQRGLNVWQRFGVPEEPVTEGLTFSPPPSVAAMPSHHSLPQFPHRHSASQQEIEQSIETLNLLMLDLEPGRSLPPKSQSAPLRENTVVTTQPSFSQSQTRPSYQADATIHTNFSGPVPSLASHTPPSQVSPGKTIAPEPAPVTCASLQALATRSDHIQPKPINTYPPTTPAQSAEVSEPQKSTSDASASSQPRDGEPDEVFNVEGLVAQRVAEYSARAQSVIPSMTSSQSEHRRSHSLSGVQARAMSLDEPTTLPRRRITSEGQQQNGPEDGPSPDVPVRSPVRCVSPEFVNAIAMNPGGRPKERNMHSYREAFEEMEGGPISPTPTFGGEVFPQTPAFPISPQTPYFNLCRSPPGLAKTPLSALGLKPHNPAEILLNQTGSAPRSYVESVARSAVAGGEPPTSPRSLSPPGDTSSQQSPNPSPTTHTLNPPLSSSSPIQISQGDHPFAESGVSTPSQPTTDSGFRSQATEGTYPTPTPSYQAINTPTSSYLDSSSPASSYLGSTTPTLSYLGPNTILGSYAVTDPSPPSSEPFQNTLSHGSPHTQRQMNILSSTQGPLLQQRSNATQDGSIMSQYASPANGFQVGMPGLGSSPVLGRRLSQGAQSSPVLSRQASLGQGSQQSPVLSRQPSLGQPLQSSPVLSRQPSVTHPQGSPVLGRHPSVSQMSQRSPSLDRHPMHSGYTTPDERHGNLSRQSSSSGYQGPPTPSFPISPAGYQDGGMMGMGAGFRQGSPAPGFQPQLPEKRRMSSGDRPNGALSYGTLNGKMTSPMSGGNTPSYFHTLSDFSRFNMHDGVPDSRLNVKFVQDTSKFWYKPDISREQAISLLREREPGAFVIRDSHSFRGAYGLAMKVASPPPSVHQSKKGDITNELVRHFLIESSPKGVKLKGCPNEPYFGCLSALVYQHAITPLALPCKLLIPATDLIEEAPQVATTNPLTERLKQGAVQSTPADSHACNVLYINSVEMESLTGPQAVAKAISETLAAVSPPTATIVHFKVSSQGITLTDNQRKLFFRRHYPTNTVTFCDTDPQDRKWNKPEGGTAKLFGFVARKQGSTTDNVSHLFAELDPDQPASAIVNFVSKMISSQKQ